Proteins found in one Salvia splendens isolate huo1 chromosome 10, SspV2, whole genome shotgun sequence genomic segment:
- the LOC121752620 gene encoding LOW QUALITY PROTEIN: BRAP2 RING ZnF UBP domain-containing protein 2-like (The sequence of the model RefSeq protein was modified relative to this genomic sequence to represent the inferred CDS: inserted 1 base in 1 codon) — translation MRRDRYGRTEPTLVERNPLICVVGVPNHTTYADFCQFCGPFIQNMLEMRIVRLVDHGLEDRYSVLIRLDDQXNADYFYKQYNGKCFSSLEEETCRMFFTVDIQYTGSIEHSQPSSASFTELPTCPVCLERLDQDTDGILTTICNHSFHCSRMSKWTDSSCPVCRYCQQQPEKSVCYVCQTSENLWMCLICGFVGCGRYREGHAIGHWKETEHCYSLELETQRVWDYAGDNYVHRLIQSKTDGKLVELNHHCAWHYDGSSKSAGQKDTLGDEVEYIKREYNELLTSQLERQKNYFESLLQEVEDDTERESSLAIEKALSENTKLLKLQKKLDKGIEQKRFLDEINENLLRNQSIWESKIEETERSLHHFLKNFVRPRNW, via the exons ATGCGAAGGGATAGGTATGGACGAACTGAACCAACACTG GTTGAGAGAAATCCTCTTATTTGTGTAGTTGGGGTCCCCAATCACACTACCTACGCAGATTTCTGTCAGTTCTGTGGTCCATTTATTCAGAACATGTTGGAAATGCGAATTGTGAGGTTGGTTGATCATG GATTGGAGGATCGCTACAGTGTGTTGATCAGGCTTGATGATC AAAATGCAGATTATTTTTACAAGCAGTACAATGGAAAGTGTTTTTCGTCACTTGAG GAGGAGACCTGCCGCATGTTCTTCACTGTAGATATACAATATACTGGGTCAATTGAGCACTCACAACCTTCCTCTGCAAGCTTTACAGAGCTGCCTACTTGTCCAGTTTGTCTTG AGAGACTGGACCAAGATACTGATGGGATTCTCACTACAATCTGTAACCACTCCTTTCACTGCTCTCGTATGTCTAAATGGACTGATTCTTCTTGCCCG GTATGCCGGTACTGCCAGCAACAGCCTGAAAAATCAGTATGTTATGTTTGTCAAACTTCAGAAAATCTTTGGATGTGTCTTATTTGTGGTTTTGTTGGCTGTGGGAG GTATAGGGAAGGGCATGCCATCGGTCACTGGAAAGAAACTGAACACTGCTATTCCCTTGAACTGGAAACACAACGTGTGTGGGACTATGCTGGTGACAATTATGTTCACCGATTGATACAATCTAAAACTGATGGAAAATTGGTTGAGCTAAATCACCACTGTGCCTGGCATTATGATGGTTCTAGTAAGTCTGCGGGACAGAAAGACACTTTGGGTGATGAAGTTGAATAT ATAAAGAGGGAGTACAATGAGCTTCTTACTTCTCAACTTGAAAGACAGAAAAAT TATTTTGAGTCATTACTGCAAGAAGTTGAAGACGACACTGAAAGAGAATCTTCCTTAGCTATTGAAAAGGCTTTGAGCGAAAATACAAAACTGCTGAAATTGCAAAAGAAGCTTGATAAAGGCATTGAACAAAAGAGATTTCTTGACGAG ATCAATGAAAATCTTCTAAGGAACCAAAGCATTTGGGAATCTAAGATAGAGGAGACCGAACGAAG CCTTCATCACTTCCTTAAGAACTTTGTTAGACCTAGGAACTGGTGA
- the LOC121752621 gene encoding putative UPF0481 protein At3g02645, whose protein sequence is MLLSPSHQSPNPNPIWDEQRWIIFIRQALDHEDDLDQESHIPASIFNVPKSLMRTSPESYVPQLVALGPYHHSRPELYEMEMHKLSTAKRSQKASPGLKLHNLVDQLSRAEHMFRASYHKFLNLNGETLAWMMAVDSCFLLDFLQRKAGSPTLNSGRKTGLHDAILRDIVMLENQIPLFSLKKTLEFITGSTDGADYCLYAMAVGLCRDSSPLMIQESNDVDQINKSAHLLEFLYNLILPRFHESFKTALDDEEESPNKAVPAKTGPFSLIKRLVLSKPVTIILTLPWKIISNLPGILMLKQVEYYCFSRNTEDQNNNNDNSHLLMDEIAIPSVTELSNAGIEFARTEKGIPGIDFDKETATFHLPSLSVDVNSEVVMRNLVAYEACGDASRPLIITRYTELMNGIIDSEEDARILRERGIVWNYLKSDQDVADLWNGMSRSIRMTKVPFLDRVIEDVNSYYNGRWKVRIGKFVRMYVFGSWQSITLMAASMLLFFVSLQSFCTLFGCGRLFFRRTRTY, encoded by the coding sequence ATGCTACTTTCTCCTTCTCACCAAAGCCCGAACCCGAATCCAATCTGGGACGAACAACGTTGGATCATCTTCATTCGTCAAGCATTAGACCACGAAGATGATCTCGACCAAGAATCCCACATCCCTGCCTCAATCTTCAACGTCCCAAAAAGCCTTATGCGCACCAGCCCGGAATCCTACGTGCCACAGCTAGTAGCGTTAGGCCCGTACCACCACTCTCGGCCCGAGCTATACGAGATGGAAATGCACAAGCTCTCCACAGCCAAAAGATCGCAAAAAGCTTCCCCGGGCCTCAAATTGCACAACCTCGTCGACCAATTATCCCGGGCCGAGCACATGTTTCGGGCCTCTTATCACAAGTTCCTCAATCTCAACGGCGAAACCTTAGCTTGGATGATGGCCGTGGACTCGTGCTTCTTGCTGGATTTTCTCCAAAGAAAAGCAGGAAGCCCGACGCTAAATTCGGGCCGTAAAACGGGACTTCATGATGCAATCCTTAGAGATATTGTGATGTTGGAGAATCAAATCCCACTATTTTCATTGAAGAAAACGCTGGAATTCATCACGGGCTCAACGGATGGAGCAGATTATTGTCTCTACGCCATGGCGGTCGGGCTATGCAGAGACTCCTCCCCTTTGATGATCCAAGAATCGAACGACGTTGATCAGATCAACAAATCCGCTCATCTCCTAGAATTCCTATACAACTTGATCCTCCCACGCTTCCACGAATCATTCAAGACAGCACTAGATGACGAGGAAGAAAGCCCGAATAAGGCTGTTCCCGCTAAAACAGGCCCGTTTAGTTTGATCAAGAGGCTAGTGTTGTCGAAACCGGTCACCATCATCCTCACATTGCCTTGGAAAATCATTTCCAATCTTCCAGGCATACTAATGCTGAAACAGGTGGAGTACTATTGTTTCTCTCGAAATACAGAAGACCAAAATAACAACAATGACAACAGTCATTTACTGATGGATGAAATCGCGATCCCTTCAGTTACTGAGCTTTCCAACGCGGGAATTGAATTCGCAAGGACGGAAAAAGGAATTCCAGGCATAGATTTCGACAAAGAAACGGCTACATTCCATCTCCCATCGCTTTCGGTCGATGTAAACTCTGAGGTGGTGATGAGGAACCTCGTCGCGTACGAGGCCTGTGGGGACGCATCGCGGCCGTTGATCATCACGCGGTACACGGAACTGATGAACGGGATCATCGACAGCGAGGAGGATGCAAGGATTTTGAGGGAAAGGGGGATTGTTTGGAACTACTTGAAGAGCGATCAAGATGTGGCTGACTTGTGGAATGGCATGAGCAGGTCGATTAGAATGACGAAAGTGCCCTTCTTGGATAGAGTCATTGAGGATGTGAACAGTTATTACAACGGTAGATGGAAGGTTAGGATAGGAAAGTTTGTGAGGATGTATGTGTTTGGATCGTGGCAGTCGATCACGTTAATGGCTGCTTCTATGCTGCTGTTTTTTGTGAGTTTGCAATCCTTTTGCACCTTGTTCGGCTGTGGTCGTCTGTTTTTCCGTCGCACCAGGACGTACTGA
- the LOC121750310 gene encoding probable GTP-binding protein OBGM, mitochondrial, whose translation MWSWSRKTTTYLEAITKFSSSQWLSLSCSYSGSYSMRKKIAPLQERKMIDQHRLCAKGGDGGNGCVSVRRSRHDQRGRPDGGDGGRGGDVILECSAAVWDFRGLQHHINAKRGRNGVSKNMIGSRGDDKVVLVPVGTVIHLIEGEFPSSVEKKSSGILDPWDIPGTLDFGSSESSPQSTSAGEKVEKTDSANEDSAPSSKEDLKGEPSPRFSPSTGKSRNQIESDFFPKPHGYSEWEDMDGEVSMSGSECEEDMEEEDEIQYNVAELTEPGQQIIVAQGGDGGLGNLHLAKGSKTSKNPADLKTEDASDDDVYAALNIGSPGTEAVLLLELKSIADVGLVGMPNAGKSTLLGALSRAKPTVGHYAFTTLRPNLGNINFDDLSITVADIPGLIKGAHENRGLGHAFLRHIERTKVLAYVVDLAAAIDGRKGIPPWEQLKELMLELEFYCEGLSGRPSLVVANKIDEAGAEQVYKELRQRVQNVHIFPVCAVLEQGISELKAGLKMLVDGEKSLALTLDDIVID comes from the exons ATGTGGTCGTGGAGCCGAAAAACAACCACATATTTGGAAGCTATCACAAAATTCTCAAGTTCGCAATGGCTTTCTCTATCTTGTTCTTATTCAGGCAGTTATTCCATGAGAAAGAAAATTGCACCTTTACAG GAGCGCAAAATGATAGATCAACATAGGCTATGTGCTAAAGGAGGTGATGGAGGAAATGGTTGTGTCAGCGTTCGTCGCAGCCGTCATGACCAACGTGGTAGACCTGATG GTGGTGATGGTGGCAGAGGTGGTGATGTAATCTTAGAATGTTCTGCGGCGGTTTGGGATTTCAGAGGTCTGCAACATCATATT AATGCAAAGAGAGGAAGGAATGGGGTTTCCAAAAATATGATAGGAAGCCGAGGAGATGACAAG GTTGTTCTGGTACCTGTTGGCACTGTTATTCATCTAATTGAGGGAGAATTTCCTTCTTCTGTTGAGAAGAAGTCTTCTGGAATATTAGATCCCTGGGATATCCCTGGTACGCTTGATTTTGGTTCATCTGAATCTTCCCCACAATCTACGTCTGCGGGAGAAAAGGTAGAGAAGACAGACAGTGCTAATGAAGACTCAGCTCCTTCAAGTAAAGAAGACCTCAAAGGAGAACCTTCTCCTAGATTTTCACCTTCTACAGGTAAATCCCGGAATCAAATTGAATCAGATTTCTTCCCTAAACCCCATGGCTACAGCGAGTGGGAGGATATGGATGGCGAAGTAAGCATGTCTGGATCTGAGTGCGAGGAAGATAtggaagaggaagatgaaatACAGTACAACGTTGCTGAACTAACAGAGCCTGGCCAACAAATCATTGTGGCCCAAGGAGGTGATGGTGGCCTGGGAAATCTGCATTTGGCAAAAGGTTCTAAGACGAGCAAAAATCCGGCTGACTTAAAAACAGAGGATGCTTCTGATGATGATGTCTATGCAGCACTTAACATCGGCTCACCTGGCACCGAAGCTGTTCTTTTGTTAGAGCTCAAGAGTATTGCTGATGTGGGCCTTGTCGGGATGCCAAATGCCGGTAAAAGTACTCTTCTCGGGGCATTATCAAGGGCTAAGCCTACAGTTGGCCACTATGCCTTCACCACTCTAAGACCTAATCTAGGTAACATAAACTTTGATGATCTTTCCATTACTGTGGCTGATATCCCAGGTCTTATAAAGGGAGCACATGAGAATCGTGGTCTTGGGCATGCCTTCCTACGCCACATTGAACGCACCAAAGTGTTGGCGTATGTGGTAGATTTAGCTGCAGCCATAGATGGTCGAAAGGGTATACCCCCATGGGAACAGCTGAAGGAACTGATGTTGGAACTGGAATTCTATTGCGAGGGCCTCTCCGGCCGACCATCCTTGGTCGTGGCAAATAAAATTGATGAGGCAGGGGCAGAACAAGTGTATAAAGAGTTGAGGCAAAGAGTTCAGAATGTTCACATCTTTCCAGTTTGTGCGGTTCTGGAACAAGGAATATCGGAGTTGAAAGCTGGTTTGAAGATGCTTGTGGATGGGGAAAAGTCGCTGGCACTAACATTGGATGACATTGTGATTGATTAG
- the LOC121750311 gene encoding uncharacterized protein LOC121750311, whose product MAWFSWLSKTDLDPCLVYEYALTFTHNELGQDDIAYFSHEFLQSMGISIAKHRLEILKLARKNKGMRTIHPILWLMFAVKQTRKYVVKHIQALLHHQRSPLLVVPSRNHSLRWKVSMLQRNKRLRAPLGEAEWPKIGSDSPRFVSDPGILMLTNESPMAGSQSSGSTQSSVRVESDANAESDHIMTAEALVNPWNSSFSRTTIHSPDMDYWSSSTEIKWDSMFKNLKPT is encoded by the coding sequence ATGGCTTGGTTCAGTTGGCTATCGAAAACTGACCTCGATCCTTGTCTTGTTTACGAGTACGCCCTCACCTTCACCCACAATGAGCTCGGCCAGGACGACATTGCCTACTTCAGCCACGAGTTCCTGCAGAGCATGGGCATCTCGATAGCCAAACACCGGTTGGAGATACTCAAGCTAGCGAGGAAGAACAAGGGGATGAGGACCATACACCCGATTTTGTGGCTCATGTTCGCAGTCAAGCAAACTAGGAAGTACGTGGTCAAACACATTCAGGCACTGCTGCATCACCAACGCTCGCCTCTTTTGGTCGTCCCGTCGAGAAACCACAGCCTCAGATGGAAGGTGTCAATGCTGCAGAGGAACAAGAGGCTGAGGGCTCCCCTGGGCGAGGCAGAGTGGCCGAAGATAGGGAGTGACAGTCCCAGGTTCGTGTCTGACCCTGGGATTTTGATGCTGACAAACGAGAGCCCCATGGCTGGCTCTCAAAGCTCAGGCTCAACTCAGAGCTCAGTTCGGGTCGAGTCTGACGCCAATGCTGAGTCGGACCATATCATGACAGCAGAAGCACTGGTTAACCCTTGGAACAGCAGCTTTTCAAGAACTACTATACATTCTCCAGATATGGATTATTGGTCGAGTAGCACAGAAATCAAGTGGGATTCGATGTTCAAGAACTTGAAGCCAACGTGA
- the LOC121752974 gene encoding amino acid transporter AVT6E-like codes for MDSNYSKLDVKDENFLLKTQAFRLISPDHENGYSNRSNTDGLDDEDDLDFDDLPLIFGENKSGSGIYGAVFNLTTSIIGAGIMALPATMKVLGLFVGVILICFMAILSEISVELLVRFAVQCKAATYGEVVEAALGRTARTLSEICIIVNNAGVLVVYLIIIGDVMSGSLHHMGVFDQWWGNGFWDHRKIVILIVLVLFLAPLCTLDRIDSLSTTSAASVALAVVFVVVVFIVALIKLIEGKIEPPRMMPDFGSKKAILDLLVVIPIMSNAYVCHFNVQPIYNELEGRSPSKMYRVGRITAAICVAVYASTAIAGYLLFGKDTESDVLTNFDKDLGIRFSTALNYFVRIGYILHLVLVFPVIHFSLRQTVDTLIFDGLNPLSESRKRCLVLTFVLLGLIYLGSTMIPNIWTAFKFTGATTAVSLAFTFPPLIALRLSKVGSGLSFSERLLSWFMLTLAVIVSIVGVVGNIYSLKGDSE; via the coding sequence ATGGATAGCAATTACTCGAAATTAGACGTGAAAGATGAAAATTTTCTATTAAAGACTCAAGCTTTCCGATTGATTTCACCCGATCATGAAAATGGGTATTCAAATCGATCTAATACAGATGGTTTGGACGATGAAGATGACCTTGATTTTGATGATTTGCCCCTTATTTTTGGTGAAAATAAATCTGGGTCTGGGATTTATGGTGCTGTCTTTAatctcaccacctctatcattGGAGCTGGCATCATGGCCTTGCCTGCAACAATGAAAGTTTTGGGGCTGTTTGTTGGTGTAATCTTGATATGTTTCATGGCTATTTTGTCTGAGATCAGCGTGGAGTTGCTAGTGAGGTTTGCTGTCCAATGTAAGGCAGCTACATATGGTGAGGTTGTTGAAGCTGCATTGGGTAGGACTGCTAGAACCTTATCCGAAATCTGCATAATTGTAAACAATGCTGGTGTTTTGGTTGTGTATCTGATCATCATCGGGGATGTGATGTCGGGATCCCTTCATCACATGGGAGTTTTTGACCAGTGGTGGGGTAATGGTTTTTGGGATCATAGGAAGATAGTGATTCTAATAGTTCTAGTGCTGTTTCTCGCACCGTTGTGTACCTTGGATAGGATTGATTCCTTGAGCACAACTTCAGCAGCTTCTGTAGCGCTTGCAgttgtttttgttgttgttgtgttcATTGTGGCTCTTATCAAGCTTATTGAGGGGAAAATAGAACCTCCTAGGATGATGCCTGATTTTGGATCCAAGAAGGCAATTCTTGATCTGCTTGTGGTGATTCCTATCATGTCAAATGCTTATGTGTGCCACTTTAATGTCCAACCAATTTATAACGAGCTTGAAGGGCGCTCACCAAGTAAAATGTACCGTGTGGGAAGGATCACGGCTGCGATTTGTGTTGCTGTGTATGCTTCTACTGCGATAGCTGGCTATTTACTCTTTGGGAAGGATACTGAATCCGATGTGCTCACTAACTTTGATAAGGATCTTGGCATCCGGTTCAGCACAGCTTTGAACTACTTTGTTCGTATAGGATACATTCTGCATTTGGTTCTCGTGTTCCCAGTTATTCATTTTTCCTTGAGGCAAACAGTGGACACACTAATTTTTGATGGATTGAATCCTCTCTCGGAGAGCAGGAAGCGGTGTCTGGTCTTAACCTTTGTGCTCTTAGGGCTTATATATTTAGGCTCGACTATGATCCCTAATATTTGGACGGCTTTTAAGTTTACAGGAGCAACAACAGCGGTCTCATTAGCTTTCACCTTTCCACCTCTCATTGCATTGAGGTTGAGCAAAGTAGGGAGCGGGCTGAGCTTTTCCGAGAGGTTATTGTCTTGGTTCATGTTAACATTGGCTGTTATAGTTAGTATTGTTGGAGTGGTTGGCAATATCTATAGCCTCAAGGGTGATTCTGAATAA